From the Synechococcus sp. HK01-R genome, one window contains:
- a CDS encoding photosystem II protein Y has protein sequence MDLRLVLVASPILLALGWAGFNIGRAAVGQLQLMIKRSRA, from the coding sequence ATGGACCTCCGGCTCGTCCTCGTGGCCTCCCCCATCCTTCTGGCTCTCGGCTGGGCAGGGTTCAACATCGGCCGTGCAGCCGTAGGCCAGCTCCAGCTGATGATCAAGCGCAGCCGCGCCTGA
- the drmA gene encoding DISARM system helicase DrmA: MATSAEIRQQLVAALRGDLIGPGWDDRNRRHEQLNQPPSVWYTTGFLVPHVFQQEADRTGDEGQASYADLAGEDESNDAANRLEKKERDEDANDSLDQGNKRRSWFPSSLGMSFILERGSTLEATVTWGDYEPPADGDEPKLWLRSPQKKEQSITIVESGTSKDIPLEGNPEGLCLRWIARPAPKKLGYPSDQLSVSLFLLNKRKPPESNQIRHRDPHTAFQAELSVHCPEGFPPRRDALQNASNQDNDEALAALQYRRDFCFASGHNVAVNADGIAVERPDRAFTLTSTWLPTAEVMRVLPEPPAEARSVPMGMEALADLAQSEQVIDRLLPMVKAYRGWISQQPKYPVSDKDQNDTAKQLRAQAEDCAKRIENGIQLLSDPVDREAFRTMNVVMAKAQRQRSAFTAKVAPDQIGIANGTRTPGWRFFQLAFVLMNLPGLAQPLTKQGRIDRETVELLFFPTGGGKTEAYLGLAAFTLVYRRLAHPGIESAGVTVLMRYTLRLLTLDQLGRAATLICALELERQERAKSGDGYLLGEWPFEIGMWVGKAATPNKLGGSGDSDQNSTHALLNKWKAGKRDRPIPIETCPWCNRPLTHEGFHLMPKNKPDRLEIYCREPRLPEAKQEHAHMGPCPFNRATPLPVLAVDEQIYRRLPCFLISTIDKFAALPWVGKTSSLFGNVSHYQLPTGAGVAGFWGPAEKAAGLKIPHGRLLPPELVIQDELHLISGPLGTLAGLYETVIERLMRPTPESPPPKIVASTATVRRAEAQIRALFGRSQARVFPPPGPERDDNFFSRTVEDPNQARLYVGLSAAGRNLKGVLLRSYLGLMAAAQKAWDDNKAMGEKNPADPYMTLLGYFSNLKELGVTRSILEDELGAQLEEFANNRAIEGVENPFARRRRPEMPEELTSRVNTAKISETKDRLSKPYVDKQKLDVALATNMISVGLDIARLGLMVVLNQPKTAAEYIQATSRVGRQLSGNPDANKPGLVLVLLNPNRPRDRSHFELFPYWHQTFYRHVEATSCTPFASRAIDRGLPGVVVAMARHSEAQLAPPSGAMSADALQRIKGDIAEVLQNRCIATGAADADQSQLLPTEVRQQVMDLMEAWWKLTQQPEAKLQYWTHEEKGSGAGLLHTPLDTDVLYASDGYKQFATNWSLRDVEPTVPIRLVNYREEITADDE, translated from the coding sequence ATGGCGACGTCGGCCGAGATCCGTCAGCAACTCGTCGCTGCACTGCGCGGTGATCTGATCGGCCCGGGTTGGGACGACAGGAATCGCCGCCATGAGCAGCTCAACCAACCGCCATCGGTTTGGTACACAACCGGCTTCCTGGTTCCCCATGTCTTCCAACAGGAAGCAGATCGCACTGGAGATGAAGGCCAGGCGAGTTACGCCGATCTGGCTGGCGAAGACGAAAGCAACGACGCCGCCAACCGGCTGGAGAAGAAAGAACGCGACGAAGACGCCAACGACTCTCTCGATCAGGGGAACAAACGACGTTCCTGGTTCCCTTCATCGCTGGGGATGAGCTTCATCCTCGAGCGGGGATCCACCCTCGAGGCCACCGTCACTTGGGGGGACTACGAACCTCCTGCTGATGGCGACGAGCCCAAGCTCTGGCTGCGCTCTCCTCAGAAGAAAGAGCAGAGCATCACCATCGTGGAGTCAGGCACCAGCAAGGACATCCCCTTAGAAGGCAACCCAGAAGGGCTCTGTCTGCGCTGGATTGCCCGGCCAGCGCCCAAGAAGCTCGGTTACCCCAGCGACCAACTGTCGGTGTCGTTGTTCCTGCTCAACAAGCGCAAGCCGCCTGAGAGCAATCAGATCCGCCATCGCGATCCGCACACGGCTTTTCAGGCTGAGCTGAGTGTGCATTGCCCAGAAGGCTTTCCGCCTCGTCGGGATGCCCTGCAAAACGCCTCCAACCAAGACAACGACGAAGCCTTAGCTGCCCTCCAGTACCGGCGTGATTTCTGCTTTGCGAGCGGTCACAACGTGGCGGTGAACGCCGATGGGATTGCTGTGGAGCGACCTGATCGCGCCTTCACGCTCACCAGCACCTGGTTGCCCACCGCTGAGGTGATGCGGGTTCTGCCTGAACCACCAGCAGAAGCTCGCAGTGTGCCGATGGGGATGGAAGCCCTCGCCGATCTCGCGCAAAGCGAGCAGGTGATCGATCGGCTGCTGCCGATGGTGAAGGCCTATCGCGGTTGGATCAGCCAACAACCCAAATATCCAGTCAGCGACAAAGACCAGAACGACACGGCCAAGCAGCTCCGAGCGCAAGCTGAAGACTGTGCCAAGCGCATCGAAAACGGCATCCAGTTGCTGAGTGATCCGGTCGACCGGGAAGCCTTCCGCACCATGAATGTGGTGATGGCAAAAGCCCAGCGGCAGCGCTCAGCTTTCACAGCCAAGGTCGCCCCAGATCAGATCGGCATTGCCAACGGAACCCGCACACCCGGTTGGCGATTCTTCCAGCTGGCCTTCGTGCTGATGAATTTGCCGGGCTTAGCCCAGCCCCTCACAAAGCAAGGAAGGATCGACCGAGAGACCGTTGAACTGCTCTTCTTCCCCACGGGGGGGGGCAAGACCGAGGCCTATCTGGGCTTGGCGGCGTTCACCTTGGTGTATCGCCGACTGGCTCATCCCGGCATCGAGTCGGCCGGCGTCACGGTGTTAATGCGCTACACCTTGCGCCTGCTCACGCTGGATCAGCTCGGCCGAGCAGCCACCTTGATCTGCGCCTTGGAACTGGAGCGCCAGGAACGCGCAAAGTCTGGTGATGGCTACTTGCTTGGAGAGTGGCCTTTCGAGATCGGCATGTGGGTAGGCAAGGCCGCCACACCCAACAAGCTCGGTGGATCAGGCGATAGCGATCAGAACTCGACCCACGCGCTGCTCAACAAGTGGAAAGCGGGCAAACGTGACCGGCCGATTCCAATCGAGACCTGCCCCTGGTGCAACCGGCCTCTCACGCATGAAGGCTTCCATCTCATGCCTAAGAACAAGCCCGATCGATTGGAGATCTATTGCCGCGAACCTCGGCTTCCCGAGGCCAAGCAGGAGCACGCCCACATGGGCCCTTGCCCGTTCAACCGCGCCACACCTCTTCCGGTGCTGGCGGTGGATGAACAGATCTATCGCCGGCTGCCCTGCTTCTTGATCTCCACGATCGACAAGTTCGCGGCTCTGCCCTGGGTTGGGAAGACCTCATCCCTCTTCGGCAATGTCAGTCACTACCAGCTGCCAACGGGTGCAGGTGTCGCGGGCTTTTGGGGCCCTGCTGAAAAGGCGGCAGGCCTGAAGATTCCCCATGGCCGGCTCTTGCCACCAGAGCTGGTGATCCAGGACGAACTGCATCTGATTAGTGGCCCCTTGGGAACCCTCGCCGGTCTTTACGAGACGGTGATCGAGCGGTTGATGCGACCAACGCCTGAATCGCCACCACCCAAGATCGTCGCTTCTACCGCAACCGTGCGCCGGGCAGAGGCGCAGATTCGGGCCCTGTTCGGCCGCTCCCAAGCGCGGGTGTTCCCACCTCCAGGCCCTGAACGGGACGACAACTTCTTCTCGCGGACTGTCGAGGATCCCAACCAGGCGCGGCTCTATGTGGGGCTCTCAGCTGCAGGCCGCAACCTCAAGGGTGTTCTGCTGCGCAGCTATCTCGGCTTGATGGCAGCAGCGCAGAAAGCTTGGGATGACAACAAGGCCATGGGCGAGAAAAACCCAGCGGATCCCTACATGACCTTGCTTGGGTACTTCTCCAACCTCAAGGAACTGGGGGTCACCCGCAGCATCCTGGAAGACGAACTCGGCGCTCAGCTCGAAGAGTTCGCGAACAACCGCGCCATTGAGGGAGTTGAGAACCCCTTCGCCAGGCGGCGGCGACCCGAGATGCCCGAGGAACTCACCTCACGGGTGAACACCGCCAAGATCAGCGAAACGAAGGACCGCCTGTCCAAGCCCTACGTCGACAAGCAAAAGCTGGATGTGGCCTTGGCCACGAACATGATCTCGGTGGGCCTGGACATCGCTCGGTTGGGCTTGATGGTGGTGCTCAACCAGCCCAAGACGGCTGCTGAATACATCCAGGCCACCAGTCGTGTGGGTCGGCAGCTCAGCGGCAATCCTGATGCCAACAAACCAGGGCTGGTATTGGTGCTGTTGAACCCCAACCGCCCTCGGGATCGCTCCCACTTTGAGCTGTTCCCCTACTGGCACCAAACCTTCTACCGGCACGTCGAGGCGACGAGCTGCACACCTTTTGCCAGCCGTGCCATCGATCGGGGGCTCCCCGGCGTGGTGGTGGCGATGGCGCGGCACAGCGAAGCTCAGCTCGCCCCCCCCTCGGGAGCCATGTCGGCCGACGCCTTGCAACGGATCAAAGGGGATATTGCTGAGGTCTTGCAGAACCGCTGCATAGCAACTGGCGCCGCCGATGCTGATCAAAGCCAGCTGCTGCCGACAGAAGTGCGTCAGCAGGTGATGGACCTAATGGAGGCCTGGTGGAAGCTCACCCAACAACCGGAAGCCAAGCTCCAGTACTGGACCCACGAAGAGAAGGGATCAGGAGCCGGGCTGCTGCACACCCCACTCGATACGGATGTTCTTTATGCCAGTGATGGCTACAAGCAGTTCGCCACCAATTGGAGCCTTCGCGATGTGGAGCCCACCGTGCCGATTCGCTTGGTGAACTACCGCGAGGAGATCACCGCAGACGACGAGTGA
- the drmB gene encoding DUF1998 domain-containing protein, with translation MPASNRRKQAPPPLGEARQSQVLQMYGPGAMVDLPDYAVLIGGLDLWNDRGCDPVHEPRLLRLAQQATGAARVELRTPPKEVDPLKNISGSIKAFRFPEWSVVQKKIPDRQAFGVNCRARLLVHYNDGCIKDWKKFQDQDGEHPLVPVRFVMACPHGHLSDIRWRDFCFRQFGCKNTERLYLLEAGTGNDFTQIFVQSESGVTRKLADALIQEMNPLGECKGHTPWLGRFSRDDEKCLTDGKPTPSRLLVRSATNAYFSETISVISLPEEAGGLAKRVTELKDELEAIESEAEIPMALKFNPRLKSVFEGVEPAALWQAIEAQRGGPTGEVPQPKDEELRLLVGPMEGVSRSTEDSPFDAAIWTPDHSPQWFQKAIKRVLLVRRLREVQALVGFTRFTARTSSLGGLPIDTSKSNARAPLANDLRWLPASENKGEGIFIEFDPATIKAWASSDAVMSRAAQFSKAFENEWLKSRGLDTEQFPFPGAPYILLHSLSHLLITEMALECGYGSSSIRERIYANSEIGYGILLLTSSSGSEGTLGGLVDAGKRIVPYLERAFERGQLCSNDPFCSEHDPNHEFDIRPTHGAACHGCELIAETSCEQRNEFLDRALVSRTVSVVDDVDDPSFWSFINPEAH, from the coding sequence ATGCCCGCTAGCAACCGCCGAAAACAAGCTCCACCTCCCTTAGGGGAGGCCCGCCAGAGCCAAGTGCTGCAGATGTATGGCCCTGGGGCCATGGTCGATCTCCCCGACTACGCGGTGCTAATCGGCGGCCTCGATTTGTGGAACGATCGCGGCTGTGATCCGGTCCACGAACCAAGGCTGCTGCGCCTGGCACAACAGGCCACCGGGGCTGCGCGTGTGGAACTGCGCACGCCACCAAAAGAGGTGGATCCGCTCAAAAACATCAGTGGCTCGATCAAGGCATTTCGCTTCCCGGAATGGTCTGTGGTGCAGAAAAAGATCCCTGATCGCCAGGCCTTCGGAGTGAACTGCAGGGCCCGTCTGTTGGTGCACTACAACGACGGTTGCATCAAGGATTGGAAGAAGTTCCAGGACCAAGACGGCGAACACCCCCTGGTGCCTGTGCGTTTTGTGATGGCCTGCCCCCATGGCCACCTCAGCGATATTCGCTGGCGCGACTTCTGCTTCCGTCAGTTCGGCTGCAAGAACACCGAACGCCTTTATCTGCTGGAAGCAGGCACCGGCAACGACTTCACTCAGATCTTTGTGCAGTCGGAGAGCGGTGTAACCCGCAAGTTGGCTGACGCCTTGATCCAGGAGATGAACCCGCTGGGTGAATGCAAGGGCCACACCCCTTGGTTGGGTCGCTTCAGCCGTGATGACGAGAAGTGCCTGACGGATGGCAAACCCACCCCAAGTCGGCTCTTGGTTCGCTCAGCAACGAACGCTTACTTCAGCGAGACGATCTCGGTGATTTCCCTGCCAGAAGAGGCTGGCGGGTTGGCCAAGCGAGTCACTGAACTGAAAGACGAGCTTGAGGCGATCGAGTCAGAAGCAGAGATTCCAATGGCTCTGAAGTTCAACCCAAGGTTGAAGAGTGTCTTTGAAGGAGTCGAGCCTGCAGCCTTGTGGCAAGCGATTGAGGCGCAGCGGGGAGGCCCAACAGGCGAGGTCCCTCAACCGAAGGATGAGGAACTGCGGCTTCTGGTGGGCCCGATGGAAGGGGTCTCCAGGTCAACAGAGGACAGCCCCTTTGATGCTGCGATCTGGACGCCGGACCATTCACCACAGTGGTTCCAGAAGGCGATCAAACGCGTTCTGCTCGTCAGGCGCCTGCGAGAAGTCCAGGCCTTGGTGGGTTTCACCCGTTTCACGGCTCGCACGAGCAGCCTCGGTGGTCTCCCGATCGACACCAGCAAGAGCAACGCGCGTGCTCCTCTAGCGAATGATTTGCGCTGGCTCCCCGCTTCAGAGAACAAGGGGGAGGGGATCTTCATCGAGTTCGATCCCGCCACCATCAAGGCGTGGGCGTCCAGTGATGCGGTGATGAGCCGCGCTGCTCAGTTCAGCAAGGCCTTCGAAAATGAATGGCTCAAGTCCCGAGGGCTCGACACCGAACAATTCCCGTTCCCAGGAGCGCCATACATCCTTCTCCACAGCCTCAGCCATCTGCTGATCACCGAGATGGCCTTGGAGTGCGGCTATGGCTCAAGTTCAATCCGAGAACGGATCTACGCCAACTCTGAGATCGGTTACGGCATTCTCTTGCTCACCAGCTCATCTGGATCTGAAGGCACGCTCGGGGGGCTCGTTGATGCGGGCAAGCGGATTGTTCCCTATCTGGAACGGGCCTTCGAGCGAGGTCAGCTTTGCAGCAACGACCCCTTCTGCTCTGAGCATGATCCCAACCACGAATTCGACATCCGCCCAACCCATGGCGCCGCGTGTCATGGCTGTGAGCTGATCGCTGAAACCTCCTGTGAGCAACGCAACGAGTTTCTCGACCGAGCCCTCGTCAGCCGGACCGTTTCGGTGGTTGATGACGTCGATGACCCGAGCTTCTGGAGCTTCATCAACCCTGAGGCCCACTGA
- a CDS encoding PAS domain-containing protein, whose amino-acid sequence MGETWTPGAVEALRTKHNLPFVRTDAEGLVVEFNARFIEVYGWDQSLIGQSIGAILPASLREQHHSGFARFKLTEQSKLVNHPLELATICSDGQSIRSEHYIVAEKDAASGWSFAATLRPLEGPHAC is encoded by the coding sequence ATGGGCGAAACCTGGACTCCCGGTGCCGTGGAAGCGCTCAGAACGAAGCACAACCTGCCGTTTGTGCGCACGGACGCCGAAGGCTTGGTGGTTGAGTTCAACGCACGCTTCATCGAGGTCTACGGCTGGGATCAGTCCCTGATCGGTCAGTCAATTGGCGCCATCCTGCCCGCCTCGTTACGCGAACAGCACCACAGCGGCTTTGCCCGCTTCAAACTCACAGAGCAATCCAAGCTGGTGAATCACCCCCTGGAGCTCGCCACCATCTGCAGCGATGGCCAGAGCATCCGCAGTGAGCACTACATCGTGGCCGAAAAGGACGCGGCGAGCGGCTGGAGCTTCGCTGCCACGCTCCGGCCCCTGGAGGGGCCGCATGCCTGCTGA
- the drmC gene encoding DISARM system phospholipase D-like protein DrmC, translating into MPITLPGQTLRGVAAKLRQLSYVPTSWQGVLAGLNADGRGQLETFLHDLVREGGSPQLMAMVLEHIADQREALQRERDAWSFVWSGPEPAHAKTADTFATVDQLIQQAQTSLLIATYNIGLSNQFQELLESIADRLVSGQLQRVELFFHPIQIADRLGSDPLGMIRNWFDKEVWPWPAKPLVYVDQRLSSGAAERCYQHAKVVVADADTVRSSALVTSANFSETAQRHNFEAGWLVREPWRADQVAKHFRQMVAEGLFLQV; encoded by the coding sequence ATGCCAATCACCCTCCCAGGGCAAACCTTGCGAGGAGTAGCCGCCAAGTTGAGGCAGCTCAGTTACGTGCCGACCAGCTGGCAGGGCGTTCTGGCAGGGCTCAATGCCGATGGCCGCGGCCAGCTAGAGACCTTCCTGCATGACCTCGTGCGCGAGGGCGGGTCTCCGCAATTGATGGCAATGGTGCTTGAGCACATAGCCGATCAACGAGAGGCCTTACAGCGGGAGCGCGATGCCTGGAGCTTTGTGTGGTCGGGACCTGAGCCAGCCCATGCCAAGACAGCTGACACTTTCGCCACCGTGGATCAGCTGATTCAACAGGCACAGACGAGCCTCTTGATCGCGACATACAACATCGGTCTCTCCAATCAGTTTCAGGAGCTTTTGGAGTCAATCGCGGACCGGTTAGTGAGCGGCCAGCTTCAGCGGGTGGAGTTGTTCTTTCATCCGATTCAGATCGCCGATCGACTGGGCTCGGATCCGCTGGGCATGATTCGGAATTGGTTCGACAAGGAGGTGTGGCCCTGGCCGGCCAAGCCACTGGTTTACGTCGATCAAAGGCTTTCCTCAGGGGCTGCTGAGCGCTGCTACCAGCACGCCAAGGTTGTGGTCGCAGATGCCGACACGGTGCGTTCAAGCGCTCTTGTCACCAGTGCCAACTTCAGCGAAACGGCGCAGCGCCACAACTTTGAAGCCGGTTGGCTCGTTCGAGAACCGTGGCGCGCTGATCAGGTGGCCAAGCACTTCCGCCAGATGGTTGCGGAAGGGTTGTTCCTCCAGGTCTGA
- a CDS encoding response regulator encodes MVRVLLIHQDDAGSDCLLSEIASDPTRPQVAVVDDDPRLRDLLVEELEDLGVRPITCVDGAELLRSLPRERIDLILLDLMMPGIDGLSCLAALEELQHGAPVVVVTALSDPQKRQQAMKAGAVDYVLKPDLFALLPELLKRHLPTKA; translated from the coding sequence GTGGTCAGAGTTCTCCTGATCCATCAGGATGACGCTGGCAGCGACTGTCTTTTGTCTGAAATCGCTTCAGATCCCACCAGGCCTCAGGTCGCTGTCGTCGATGACGATCCCCGCCTGCGCGATCTGTTGGTTGAGGAGCTTGAGGATCTCGGGGTTCGCCCCATCACCTGTGTTGATGGGGCTGAGCTGCTGAGGTCTCTGCCGCGGGAGCGGATTGACTTGATCCTGCTCGATCTGATGATGCCCGGCATCGATGGACTCTCCTGCCTGGCTGCACTGGAGGAGCTGCAGCATGGGGCACCGGTCGTGGTTGTGACCGCCTTGAGTGATCCTCAGAAGCGACAGCAGGCCATGAAGGCTGGTGCTGTCGACTATGTGCTCAAACCGGATCTCTTCGCTCTGCTGCCGGAGCTGCTGAAACGCCATCTCCCCACGAAGGCTTAG
- a CDS encoding PAS domain-containing sensor histidine kinase, giving the protein MPAEQPAANALIEQLRESLGLLQVAFDAATEAMLILDEERKIRWANQKAADLWGRGLTPLLTGKPFAELVLLERVDGQPIPPDAPTHPLQLMRLGDGERRYRLSSGQPSSAPQLLRWTAIQGLRASFVLLIIRDLGPLETALLEQRRFVNRLAHELRTPLAILSGSLHQLARKARLPGKQEQRLQQACEEANRMGDLLDKLLVLSELDTDQFPWCFEAISLRTALESWIQGLPAADSARIKLNLNGDIPDLVLDPKALEQVLSHLLQNSLRFSNSASPVQITASAGPDHIEIQFSDWGPGIGTAMGHSAVFDRFTRLEEHRDSGRGEGAGLGLSVVRSLMEGMGGEVFCRPNRDLDGLQQPGMVVVLRLPKPSWGDGVSAAPAAERRDPV; this is encoded by the coding sequence ATGCCTGCTGAGCAACCAGCTGCCAACGCACTGATCGAGCAACTGAGGGAGTCTCTCGGTCTGCTTCAGGTGGCCTTTGATGCCGCCACCGAAGCAATGTTGATCCTCGATGAAGAGCGCAAGATCCGCTGGGCCAATCAGAAAGCCGCTGACCTCTGGGGGAGGGGCCTCACCCCGTTGCTCACGGGCAAGCCCTTCGCTGAGCTTGTGCTGCTCGAGCGTGTGGATGGACAACCCATCCCACCGGACGCTCCAACCCACCCCCTGCAACTGATGCGTCTTGGCGATGGCGAACGCCGTTACAGACTCAGTTCTGGCCAGCCATCCTCAGCACCGCAGCTGCTGCGCTGGACTGCAATCCAGGGCCTGCGTGCCTCCTTCGTGCTGCTCATCATTCGCGATCTGGGGCCGCTCGAAACCGCGCTGCTGGAGCAACGTCGCTTCGTCAACCGGCTGGCCCATGAACTGCGCACCCCGCTGGCCATCCTGTCGGGATCACTTCACCAGCTCGCCCGCAAAGCGAGGCTGCCAGGCAAACAAGAGCAACGGCTTCAGCAGGCCTGTGAAGAAGCGAATCGCATGGGCGACTTACTCGACAAGCTTCTGGTGCTCTCAGAACTCGACACCGATCAGTTCCCCTGGTGCTTTGAAGCCATCTCCCTGCGCACTGCCCTGGAGAGCTGGATCCAGGGATTGCCTGCAGCCGACAGTGCGCGCATCAAGCTCAATCTCAACGGCGACATCCCAGACCTTGTCTTGGATCCCAAGGCCCTCGAGCAGGTGCTCAGCCATCTGTTGCAGAACAGCCTGAGGTTCAGCAACAGTGCATCACCCGTTCAGATCACGGCCTCAGCAGGCCCCGACCACATCGAGATTCAATTCAGCGACTGGGGGCCAGGAATCGGCACTGCCATGGGTCACAGCGCCGTGTTCGATCGTTTCACCCGCCTCGAAGAGCATCGCGATTCCGGCCGCGGCGAGGGTGCCGGCCTCGGTCTCTCCGTGGTGCGCAGCCTGATGGAAGGAATGGGGGGAGAGGTGTTCTGCAGGCCCAACCGCGATCTCGATGGGCTGCAACAGCCCGGCATGGTTGTGGTGCTGCGCCTGCCTAAGCCTTCGTGGGGAGATGGCGTTTCAGCAGCTCCGGCAGCAGAGCGAAGAGATCCGGTTTGA
- a CDS encoding gamma carbonic anhydrase family protein: MTASETISSWGTPHIDPEAWVAPSAVLMGDVQMAAGSSLWPTAVARGDMAAIRIGPRSNVQDGAVLHGDPGAPVHIGADVTIGHRAVVHGATLEDGCLIGIGAIVLNGVTVGAGALVAAGAVVTKDVPARTLVAGVPAQAKREQSESSVREQRDHALHYANLAERWSQLLQNQTD; encoded by the coding sequence ATGACAGCGAGCGAGACCATTTCCAGCTGGGGTACACCTCACATCGATCCTGAGGCCTGGGTGGCACCGAGCGCCGTGCTGATGGGCGATGTACAGATGGCCGCCGGTTCAAGCCTGTGGCCGACAGCCGTGGCCAGGGGCGACATGGCCGCGATCCGGATCGGACCGCGCAGCAACGTGCAGGACGGTGCCGTGCTTCACGGCGATCCCGGCGCTCCGGTGCACATCGGCGCAGATGTCACCATCGGCCATCGCGCTGTGGTGCATGGCGCCACCCTTGAGGACGGCTGCCTGATCGGCATCGGAGCCATCGTTCTCAATGGCGTCACCGTCGGAGCGGGCGCCCTCGTCGCCGCTGGTGCTGTGGTCACCAAAGATGTGCCGGCCCGCACCCTGGTGGCAGGAGTTCCAGCCCAGGCCAAACGAGAGCAGAGCGAGAGCAGCGTGCGGGAGCAACGAGACCATGCGCTGCACTACGCCAACCTGGCCGAGCGCTGGTCTCAATTGCTGCAAAACCAAACGGACTGA
- the trmFO gene encoding FADH(2)-oxidizing methylenetetrahydrofolate--tRNA-(uracil(54)-C(5))-methyltransferase TrmFO translates to MSTEPSVVVIGAGLAGTEAAWQVAQAGVPVTLIEMRPVRRSPAHHSAEFAELVCSNSFGALSSDRAAGLLQEELRRLGSLVIQTADAHAVPAGGALAVDRGRYSAALTERLDQHPLVTIRRQEQTRLPDPEQITVLATGPLTSEALAEELRAFTGLEDCHFFDAASPIVDGDSIDMNRAFRASRYDKGDADYINCPMDQEQYHAFREALLQAEQAELKDFEKDSATFFEGCLPIEELARRGEDTMRYGPLKPIGLWDPRWGDVNDRDVRRAKRAYAVVQLRQEDKDGRLWNLVGFQTNLKWGEQKRVLRLIPGLENAEFVRFGVMHRNTFLEAPKLLDPTLQFRRRPSLLAAGQITGTEGYAAAVAGGWLAGTNAARLARGNAPLDLPPTCMIGALTHFISEAPSGKFQPMPPNFGLLPELPTRIRDKRARYGAYRDRALDDLARHLQPAATKSTEGSLQRLLTTNG, encoded by the coding sequence TTGAGCACGGAACCCTCCGTTGTTGTGATTGGTGCCGGGTTGGCGGGCACCGAAGCGGCCTGGCAGGTCGCCCAGGCAGGTGTTCCCGTGACCCTGATCGAAATGCGACCGGTGCGCCGGTCGCCCGCCCACCACAGCGCCGAATTTGCTGAACTCGTTTGCAGCAACAGTTTCGGAGCGCTCAGCAGCGACCGTGCCGCCGGTCTGCTCCAGGAAGAACTCAGACGGCTGGGCTCCCTCGTCATCCAAACGGCCGATGCCCATGCCGTCCCAGCCGGAGGTGCTCTGGCGGTGGATCGTGGGCGCTACAGCGCGGCCCTCACCGAACGCCTGGATCAACATCCTCTGGTCACGATCCGCCGCCAGGAACAGACCCGCCTTCCCGATCCTGAGCAGATCACGGTGCTGGCCACCGGACCACTCACCAGCGAAGCACTGGCGGAGGAGCTACGGGCATTCACAGGCTTGGAGGACTGCCACTTCTTTGATGCCGCAAGTCCGATCGTGGATGGCGACAGCATCGACATGAACCGGGCCTTCCGCGCCAGTCGTTACGACAAAGGCGACGCGGATTACATCAACTGCCCGATGGATCAGGAGCAGTACCACGCCTTCCGGGAGGCACTGCTGCAGGCCGAACAGGCCGAGCTCAAAGACTTCGAAAAAGACAGTGCCACATTCTTCGAAGGCTGCTTGCCGATCGAGGAGCTCGCCCGCCGGGGTGAAGACACGATGCGTTACGGCCCGCTCAAGCCGATCGGGCTCTGGGACCCGCGCTGGGGAGATGTGAACGACCGCGACGTACGGCGTGCCAAGCGCGCCTATGCCGTGGTGCAGCTGCGTCAGGAAGACAAGGACGGGCGCCTCTGGAATCTGGTGGGCTTTCAGACCAACCTCAAATGGGGCGAACAAAAGCGAGTGCTGCGCCTGATTCCAGGGCTGGAGAACGCCGAATTCGTGCGCTTTGGGGTGATGCACCGCAACACCTTTCTTGAAGCACCGAAACTGCTCGATCCCACCCTCCAGTTCCGTCGGCGGCCCAGCCTGCTCGCAGCAGGCCAGATCACTGGCACCGAGGGCTATGCCGCAGCAGTGGCCGGAGGTTGGTTGGCCGGCACCAATGCAGCCCGACTGGCCAGGGGCAACGCCCCCCTCGACCTACCACCCACCTGCATGATCGGCGCCCTGACCCATTTCATCAGCGAGGCCCCCTCCGGCAAGTTTCAGCCGATGCCGCCCAACTTCGGCCTGCTACCGGAGCTGCCCACCCGTATTCGCGACAAGCGTGCCCGCTACGGCGCCTACCGGGATCGGGCCCTCGACGATCTCGCCCGTCATCTGCAACCCGCTGCTACCAAATCAACAGAGGGGTCGCTCCAAAGGCTGCTCACCACGAATGGCTGA